ATTGCCGCGGATCCAGGCGATGGGTCCCACCGTCGCCGCGGGCGGCCGTTCTACGGCCGTCTTTTCCGGTATGGTCTGAGCGGTCATCGGCCTAGCGCTCCACCAGCGCGATGCGCTTGTTGTACCAGTTCATGAACGCCGAGATCGACAGGCTGACCGTCAGGTAGGCCAGCATGATCAGGGCGATGTTCTCGATGGCCTGACCGGTCTGGTTCAGGGTCGTATTGGCCACCGACACGATGTCCGGATAGCCGATCGCGACCGCGAGCGAGCTGTTCTTGGTCAGGTTCAGGAACTGGCTGGTGGTCGGCGGCACGATCACGCGCAGGGCCTGCGGCAGGATGATCAGCCGCATGGTGACGCCGGGCTTCAGCCCCAGCGCCGCCGCCGCTTCCCACTGGCCCTTGCCCACCGCCTGAATGCCCGACCGCACGGTTTCGGCGATGAAGGCGGCGGTATAGAGGGTGAGGCCAAGGGTGAGTGCGGCAAATTCCGGCGAGACCGAAAGCCCGCCCTGGAAGTTGAAGCCGCGCAGTTCCGGCATGTCGAGCGCAAGCGGCGCGCCCATCACCGCCCAGACCGCAACCGGCAGGCCGATCAGCAGGGCGAGAGAGGGGATCAGCGTCTTCGGCCGGTCGCCGGTCGCCGCCTGGATCCTGCGGGCCCGGGCCAGCAGCAGGCGCACGGCCAGGATCGCGACGATGAGCGCGATCAGCGCGCCCCACCATGCGGGATGGTCGGCCGGGGCCGGCATCTTGAAGCCGCGATTGCTGAGGAACACGCCCTCGATCGGCTGCAGCGCCTGGCGCGGTGCGGGCAGAACCTCGGTGATCAGCCCGTACCAGAAGAACAGCTGCAGCAGCACCGGGATGTTGCGCAGCGTCTCGACATAGATCGTCGCCAGCTTGGCGAGCAGCCAGTTGCTCGACAGGCGGGCGACACCGATCACCACGCCGATCAGCATCGCGAACACGATGCCGATCAGCGACACCTTCAGCGTGTTGACCACGCCCACCCAAAGGGCACGGGCATAGGTGTCGGTCGCATTGTACGGAATGAGGGATTCGCCGATCGCAAACCCGGCCTCGCGGCTCAGATAGTCGAAGCCGGTCTGGATGTTGCGGGTGGCGAGATTGTGCAGGGTGTTGCCCACCAGATACCAGCCGATGGCAATCACGATTGCCATGGCGATGATCTGGAACAACACCGCACGCACGCCAGCGTCGTTCAGCATCGAACGACGGGGCGGCGTGCCGCCCGGGGCGGAGGTGCCCGGACGGCGGCTGGTGTCGGTCATCGGCTCTGGAAGCCCTTCGCTCGTCGCGGATGCGTCACGGCGGCCGGGGTCCACCGGTGGCACATCACGAACAGCAGCCCGAGACGGCCGAGGGGGCCGTGATCAGCCGATCACGCCCCCCTCAGACCCGTTGGGTCGCCGGCCCTCGGCGGTCGCCGGCGCCACCATGCAGGCGATCAGCGGATCGGGTCGGAGTACAGCACGCCGCCGTCGCTCCACTGCGCGTTCAGGCCGCGCTCCAGCTTCAGCGGGCTTTCGGGGCCGACATTGCGCGAGAAGATCTCGCCGTAATTGCCGACCTGCTTGATCGGGCGATAGGCCCACTCGTCGTCCAGGCCCAGCGTCTGGCCCATGCCGGGCGAGGCGCCCAGGATGCGGCGCACGACCGGGTTCTCGGACGAGGCCTTCATCTCGTCGACATTCTTCGACGAAATGCCGTATTCCTCGGCCTCGACCAGGGCGTTGCGGACCCACTTCACGATGGTGAAGTATTCATCGTCACCGCGGCGCACCGCCGGTGCCAGCGGCTCCTTCGAGATCGCCTCGGGCAGGATGATGTGGTCGTCCGGATTGGGCGCGTTCACCGAACGCAGCGCCGCCAGACCCGAGATGTCGGTGGTATAGGCGTCGCAACGGCCCGAGAAATAGGCCTTGTAGGATTCCTCGAAGCTTTCGAACACCACCGGCTGCAGCTTCATGCCATGGGCACGGAAGTAGTCGGTGAGGTTGAGCTCGGTGGTGGTGCCCGACTGGACGCAGACGGTGGCGCCGTCCAGCTGCTTGGCGCTGCTGACGCCGGCGGCCTTGGTGATCAGGAAGCCCTGACCGTCATAGAACCAGGTGCCGACGAAGAACAGGCCGAGCGAGGCGTCGCGGGTCAGCGTGTTGGTGCTGTTGCGCGACAGAAGATCGATTTCACCCGACTGCAGCGCGGTAAAGCGCGCCTGGGCCGACAGCGGCACGAACTGGACCTTTTCCGCGTCGCCGAGGATGGTGGCCGCGACCGCACGGCAGAAGTCGGCGTCCATGCCGCTCCAGCGGCCGGTGCTGTCCGGCGCCGAGAAGCCCGGCAGACCGGTGTTCACGCCGCAGCGCAGCGTGCCGTTCTTCTTGATCGCGTCCAGCGTCGCGCCGGCATGGGCGGGCGCGCCAAGCGCCGCGACGGCGACGGTAGCCGCAAGCGCGGCCACGAAGGTCTTGATCGACATGTGTATCGCAAAGCCCCTCATCTGCAGGCCGATGCCGCCTGATCGGCGGACTCCGGACGCCCACATGCGGCCCCCCAGGGCCCGCGATGCAAAACGTCCGTCCGACCTGCGTCGTTTCGAGCGGAGCACGGTTGTCCTGCGGCCCTCCCGCCGGATCCGCGGAGCGCGCCCCCCCGGACGCGTTCCTGAAAGCTCCACATCTTCCCCTGTTCGTTGGTAGCACACCGGTCAATCGTCATGCAAGCGTGCGCCCTGCCCTTGCCGAGCCGGGTTGTCAGCGGCGGCTGCGCGCGTTGAAATGCGCCCGACGGCGCAAGGGCGCGCCGAATGCACGGATCGAGGAGAGCCGGAACCATGTCCGACGAGACGCGTCCCGACGCGGCAGGGGCACACAGGAACGAAGATCCCCACGGGATCGACACCCGGATCGTTCATGTCGGGCGCGACCCCTTCGCCAATCACGGCATCGTCAACCCGCCGGTGCATCACGCCTCGACCGTGCTGTTTCCCACACTCGACGCGCTGGTGAAGGCCGCGGCCGACCCCACCCGCGGGGTTTATTACGGGCGCTACGGCACGCCGATCACCCATGCGCTGGAAGATGCCTATGCCGAACTGTCGGGCGGGGCGCGGGGCATCGCGCTCGCCTCGGGCAAGACGGCGATCCTGGCCATGCTCACCGCCTTCACCGGCGCCGGCGATCACGTGGTCGTGCTCGACAACGTCTACGAGCCGACCCGGGCGCTGGCCGACCAGTTCCTCGGCCGCTACGGCGTCGAGGTCACCTATGTCGACCCGATGGCGGGGGCGGCGGTCGCCGATCATTTCCGGCCGAACACGAAGCTGCTGATGCTGGAGGCGCCGGGCTCGCTCACCTTCGAAGTGGCCGATCTGCCGGCGATGATCGCCGCGGCCAAGGCCGCCGGCGTGCGCACCGCGCTCGACAATTCCTGGGCGACGCCGCTCTATCTGAAGCCGCTCGCCATGGGGGTCGACGTGGTGATGGAGGCCGGGACCAAATATCTGGTCGGCCATTCCGATGCCATGATGGGCGTGCTGTCGGCCACCGAAGAGGCCTTTCCGGCGCTGCGCCGGGCGGCGAGCGAGATCGGCGCCCCTCCGGGACCGGACGACTGCTATCTGGCGCTGCGCGGGCTGCGCACCCTGTCGGTGCGCATGGCACGGCACCGCGAAACCGGCCTGGCCCTTGCCCGGCACCTGGCCGCGCACGACATGGTGCGTCAGGTGCTGCATCCCGCCCTGCCCGGCTGCCCGGGCCACGAGGCCTTCCTGCGCGACTTCCAGGGGTCGAGCGGCCTGTTCGCGGTAGAGCTTCAGCCGGGCAGCCGCGACCGGATCGCGGCGATGGTCGACCACATGGCCCTGTTCAAGATGGGCTTTTCCTGGGGCGGCTATGAAAGCCTGATCCTGCCGGTCGATCCGCGCCGGGCCCGCACCGCCACCCGCGACCGCTGGACCGGCCGCGGACCACTGCTGCGCATCCATGCCGGGCTGGAAGACCCGGCCGATCTGATCGCCGATCTGGACGCGGGCCTGGCCCGCTATGCCGCCGCAGCCGAGGCCTGATCAACAGGCGGCGGCAGGCGGCCCCCGAGACGAGGGAGACGTCATGACCGCCGCCATTCCCATCGCCCCGGCTGTTCTTGCGCTTGGCCTTGGCCTTGGCTTCAGCCTCGGCCCGGCAGGCCCCGCAGCTGCAACCGATCCGGCGCCCGGCACCCGGCTCAGGGTCGATGCCGACCGCCTGCCGGCCCCGGGCAATGCCCCGAGCCCGGCCAATTCGCCACAGACCGTCGACCGGCCAAAGGGCGCCGGCCTGCGCGTCCCCGACGGCTTCCGCGCCACGCTTTTCGCCGAGGGGCTGGTGCATCCCCGGGTGATGGCGGTCGCCGCCAATGGCGATGTCCTGCTGGCGGAAAGCCGGGCGGGCAGGATCACCCTGCTGCGCGACGCGGATGGCGACGGCCGGGCGGAGGTCCGCGAAACTCTGATCGACGGCCTGGCCCGCCCGCACGGGATCGGCTTCCGCGAGGGCACGATCTGGGTGTCGGACACCAACGGCGTCTGGCGCTGGCCCTATACCCCCGGCGACACCCGCATCACCGCCGATCCCGAAGCCATGACCCCGCCGGATGCGCTGGGCAGCGCCGGCGGCCACTGGACCCGCGGTCTTCAGCTCGATCCCGAGGGGGAGGGCTTCTGGGTCTCCATCGGCTCCCGCGGGAATGTGGGGGTGGAGCCCGAGCCCCGGGCGACCATCCGCCGCTTCGACGGGCCGGGCGATGGCGGCCACAGCTTCGCGACCGGGCTGCGCAATCCGGTGGGGATGGCGATCCATCCCAGGACCGGCGCCTTGTGGACCGTGGTCAACGAACGCGACGGGCTGGGCGACGATCTGGTGCCCGACTATCTGACCCGGGTCCGCGAGGACGGCTTCTACGGCTGGCCCTATGGCTGGCCCGGTGCCGGCGGCGACCCGGTGGTCCAGCCCGGGCTGGAGGGGCAGGACGAAGGCCGGCTGGCCCGGCTGATCACCCCCGATTTGCGTTTTCAGGCGCATTCTGCACCGATCGGACTGACGTTCTACGATGGCACAATGTTCCCGGAACGATACAGTGGCGGTGCCTTTGTCGCCCTGCGCGGGTCCTGGAATGCGGCAGAGCCCCGCGGCTATGTCGTGGCCTTCGTGCCCTTCGATGCCGACGGCACACCGGCGGATGACGGGGTCTACGAGGTTTTCGCCTCGGGTTTCCGTCGCGATGACGGCGGGCGTGGAAGTCCTGCGCAGGTATGGGGCAGACCGGCCGGAGTGGCGGTAGACCGCGCCGGTGCCCTGCTGATCGCCGATGATACCGGTGGCACGCTTTGGCGTGTTGTCACAACCGGAAACTGACCGGATTTTCAAGCTGATTGCGCAGTGATATGCCGGCGGCATGGCACGGGGTTTGCCAGAAGAGGGGCAACCGAACCGGATGGTTCGCCCCATTTTCGAGCGAGACCCCCCATGAGCGCGCTGATCGGCATTCTGAACGGCAAACCGGTCGGTGACCGTTTGCATTCTGCACTGGACAAGCTGGACCCGGCACGCATCGTGCGGCGTGACACCCGTATGTTCGCGACCCATGGTGCCGCCGCAGGTCTGGCGGCGATCGGGCCCGAGCTTCCCGATCAGTTCGTCACACGCCCGGATGTCGCCCGCCCCGATGCGCGGCTGATCCGTCTGGGCCAGGCGACGCTGGGTATCGTGGGCCCCGCGCCCGCGATCTGCCGGCTGGGCCTGGGCGACGGCGCGGTGGAACCGACCCCCGCCGATCTGCGCCGCAACATCGCCCTGGCGGCGCTGCTGGCCGATCTGGACCGGCCCGGCCAGGATACCGAGCTGGCGCTGCGCCGGCTGATGGACCGCACCGGCGGCGGCATGTCCTTCACCCTGCTGATCGACGAGGATCCGCGCCGGATGTTCGTCGCCCGCGGCGAGACGGCGCTGTGCTTCGCCGCCGGCGATCACACCGGCCTGGTCGCCAGCGACGAACGCCTGCTGAGCGGGGCGGATCCGGTGTCGGTGGGGCTCCGGCCCGGCGATGTCGCCACCCTTTCGGCCGATCGGGTGCGGGTCGCCGATGCCTGCGGCCGTGTGATCGCCCGCCGCATCGGCCCGGCCGCCCGGCCGGCCGATGTGCCGCCGATGCCGGCTGCCGGCCGCGATCTCACCGCACATGATCTGGACCATCTGGCCCGCGCGGTGCGCCTGGGGGCCGGGCTGACGGCGCCGGACGCGGCACCGCTGCCGGTGTCGGCGGCAGCCGGCATCCATGGCCGCATCGCCTTCAGCGCCGCCGCCCCGCTGATGCCCGCCGCCGCAGCAGCCGCGGATCTCTGGCGGCGCTGCTATGGGCTGGAGGTGCTGGTCCGGCCGATCGAAGACGGCGCCCGCCCCTATCTGCCGGTCGATCTGGCGATCATCCTGCCGGACCCGGCCGATCTGGCCGGGGGCACGGATCTGCCGCGCCGGCTGCGCCAGGGCGGCGCGCGGTCGGTGACCATGCTGGTGGCCGATGCCGGTGCCAGCCCCGCCGCTTCCGGTCTGGATGCCGTCTGGCGGCTGCCGCTGCCGCGCGAATACGGCGTGGCCCCCACGCTTTCGGCCCTCGGCCTCATCTCGGGTCTGGCCGCCATCGGCTCGCGCATCGCCGCCCTCGGCAACGGCGCGCCCCGGCCGCGGCCCGGGCTTCATGATGCGGGCATCGCCCCCCGGGTCGTCGCCCGCGTGCTGAACGCGACCGCCGACCGCCTCGCCACCCCGCAGCCGGCGGCCTTTGCCGATGCGGCGACGGCCCAGATCGACCGGATCGCCGCGCGCATGATCGCGAGCGGCCAGCGCCGGCTGGATCTGGAACTGGCGGGGCCGGTGCTGGACCCGCGTGTCTCGGGCGGGATGGCCGAACTTGCCTGCACGCTTTTCGCCGAAATCGCCCAGGTGATCTGCCTGCCCGCGCAGGACGGGGATCCGTTCGGCCGCCCGTCATCGGGGGCAGCGGCTGTGCGCCCCCTGCCGGCGGCGCCGCGCCTGGACCCCACCACGGCGATCGGTGCCGCGGCCGGCAGCGAGAACGCCACCACCGCGGCCGGGCTTGCCGGCGCGATGGTCCTGGCGGCCGCCGGGGCGATGCGCACCGCCCATGCCTTCGCCCGGGCGAGCGGGGCCGCACTCGGCCGTCCGCGCTGCCTGACCGGGCTGCGCGGCAGCTGACGGCGGCCGGATCAGTGATCGGTCGGCGTCTCCGACCAGGCCTGACGCTTGCGATAGATGGTCGAGGCGCTGATGCCGAGCAGGGCGGCGGCGCGGGGCACGTTGCCGCCACAAAGATCGATCGCGCGTTCGATCGCCATCCGCTCCACCTGCCAGAGCGGCCGGATCTCGCCCTCTGTGCCATAGATGGCGGCGGTCTCCGGCTCGCCCGGGTCACCGATCCCGTCCATCTCGTCATCCGCAACCGGTTCGAAATCCAGCTCGGGCGGCGGCGCGCCCGTCGTTGTGGGCCTGAGCGACATCGCCTCGGCCTCGCGCAGCTGGCCGGGCAGCATGTCGAGGGTGAGAACCTCGCCGTCATTCAGCACGACGGCACCGTGAAGCACGTTGTAAAGCTGGCGGATATTGCCGGGCCAGCGATAGGCCGCGAGCGCCGCCTCGGCCGCCGCGTCGATCCGGCGGAAGCCCTTGCCTTCCAGGGCCGCCAGATCGTCCAGAAGATGGCGGGCGATCAGACGCACGTCGTCGCCGCGCTGGCGCAGCGGCGGCAGGTGGATCGGCACCACATGCAGACGATAGTACAGATCCTCGCGGAAGCGGCCGGCCTCCACCTCCACCAGCGGATCGCGATTGGTGGCGGACACGATGCGGATATCGACCCGCTCCGTCACGCCCGAGCCCACCTTCTGGAAGGCGCCCGTCTGCAGGAAGCGCAGCAGCTTGCTCTGCAGTGCCAGATCCATCTCGCAGACTTCGTCCAGGAACAGCGTGCCGCCATGGGCACGGGTCGCAGCACCCTCGCGGTCGGTATGGGCACCGGTGAAGGCGCCGCGCACATGGCCGAAGATCTCGCTTTCCATCAGATCGCGCGGGATGGCGGCGCAGTTGAGCGCGACGAAGGGCCCGCGGGCGCGCGGGCTGCGGGCATGCAGCGCCTCGGCCGCCAGCTCCTTGCCCGTGCCGCTCTCGCCGGTGATGAAGACCGAGGCGCGGCTTTGTGCCGCCCCTTCGATGATGCGGTAGATGCCCTGCATGACCAGCGACCGGCCGATCATGCCGCAATAGGCCTCGCGCTCGCCGATGCTGTCGACCAGCCGGGTAAGCGTGCCCAGCGCCAGCGCGTTGCGCACCGTCACCACCAGGCGCTCGGGCGGGAAAGGCTTCACCAGGAAGTCGTGGGCGCCGGCGCGCATCGCCTCGACCGCCACGTTCACCGAGCCATGGGCGGTCACCACCACCACGTCGCAGCCGCCGCGGCGGCGCAGATCGGCCAGAATGTCGAGCCCGTTGGCGTCCGGCAGGCTGAGATCCAGCAGCACCAGCGCCGGCGGCGTCGCCGCGATCCGCTCGAAAGCGGCTGCCGCCGTCCCCACGGCCACGGCAGGAATGCCGGCGCCACGGAGCTGTTCCGCGTAAAGGCGGGCCAGAAGGGCGTCGTCTTCGATGATCAGAACTTCCGATGCGCTCTCGTCCGCCACCATACCGCCACGTCATCATACTGCCCGATGCGGTGACCATGGGTCCCCCCGGCCACCCGCAAAACAAGGCTAGCAGAAGACCGGGGCGCGGTCAGCGTCCACGACGACACCCGCATCAGGTGTAGGGCGCGCCACATGGCGCCGGTCTCAGTTTCCCGGCGTGTCGAGCACCGGCTCCCGCGCGGTCGCAGCTTGCAGAAGCCCGGGATCCGCGGCAGCCGACAGCTGATCGAGCAGGGCACGCGCCGGTGCATATCCGCGCGCGACGGCACGGCGGCATCGGGCCACCGCTTCCACCATGTCCGGCGGGTCCCCCGCAAGTGCACGCAGCGCCAGGGCGTGATCGGCGGCCCCGTCGCCGGCCCGCGCCGCGCGCAGCAGGCGGGCCCGCGCCGCGGCGGCATCGCCCCCGGCGGCGCGGCCGTCGAGCTGCATCAGGGCAAGGCCGGTATCGGCGGCGACGATGCCCGCACGCGCCGCCTGTTCATACAGCATCGCCGCCCGCGCCGGATCTGCCGGCAGAGCCGGGCCTGCACCCTGGTCCAGCAGGCGGGCCAGGTTGAAGGCGGCACGGGCGTCGCCGGCATCTGCGGCGCGTCCATACCAGGTGGCAGCCGCCGCCGGATCTGCGTCGCCGCCCTGCCCCTGTTCTGCCATCACCCCCAGGTAAAAGGCGGCACGGGCATCGCCGGCCTCCGCCAGCCGGCCGAACAGGCTGCGGGCGGTGGCATAGTCGCCGGTTTCCCAGGCATGGGCAGCGGTGGCGAAGCCCTGCGGCGGCGTCCAGGCCCAGGCCGCACCGGCCGGCATCATGGCCGCCAGACCGATCACGACCGCCCTGCGGAGTGCCGTCTGCACCCCACGCCCCTTCACCCTGCCCAGCCTCATGTCACCCCCGATACGCACCCCGTCCGGTGCCAATAGGTACTCTCCCGCGCAGCTACTATTCCGCAAGCGGCGGAGGGGATGCAAGCCGGAGTGGTTCCTGAGGGTCAGCCTGCGTGGGACGGCCGCGGGAGAGCCACCCGGCTCACCATCAATCCGACCAGCGACCAGAAAACCACACCATTCCAGTTGTTGAAGAAGCTGCCATGCGGAACGGCCGGCCAGAGAATCAGCAGGATGCCGAGCCCGGCCCCCAAGGCCACCGGATCCATGCGCTGCGGCAGACATGCCGCGACAAAACCACCGATCAACGCCAGGAAGATGACGAGCCCTATGATCCCGTGCTCAGCGAACATCTCGACATATGCATTATGCGGATGGGTCGAGCAGAATTCGAGAGTCTCCGAATAGTCGGCACCCTGCAGTTTGATGTTGGGAGACCGGATTTCCGGACAGATATCCCGGAAGTTCTTCCCGCCGGCACCGACTACGGGCGACAGTTCGCCAACTTCAACACCGGATTGCCAGAGCAGACCATAAGACGTCGTGGACAGACGCGACAACGTCCCAAGCGTCGAGCCGACCTGGCGGTCGAAGCTTGCAGGGAAGGCGAGGTAGCCTGCCACCGCGCCGAGAACTGCGACCAGAAGCCCGTACCGCATGAACCGACGGATAGCTGGCACGGGTACGATCAGAGCCATGATCAGCAGACCAAGCCCTGCCAGCAGAAAGGCGCTCCGTTCGCCCGACAGGAAGATGGCAAGCAGCACCAGAAGCAGCCCGACCCCCACCGGAAACAGCCGCCGCAGGGATCCCGCTGCGGCCCAGGCCAGGGCGAAGCCCAGGCAGGGAAACATCGTCTTGGTCAGGAAGATGCCGACCTTGCGGTCATCGAACGGGCCGGTCAGCCGCAGCGGGTGCGAATAGCTCTGGACCACCCTGGTCACCCAGTACCATTCCCCCAGCGCCCAGACGGCGCTGAACAGAACGATCGCCAGCAGAACCGCCATATAGCGGTCGCGCCATTTCGGTTCGGTCAGCAGCCAGAAGCCGAGTGCCGCGGCAAGCATCGGGAATCTGAGGAAGGTGGCCCCGCGCCCGAAGGCTTCCGACACGCTGGCCAGCGCGAAGGGCGCCGTCGCCAGCATGAACACCCAAAGGACGAGCGCCAGCCGGAACCACCACGCCTGAAGCGCAACCCTGTCCCGGTCGAGGACGACATGGACAAGGAACAGAAGCGCAATCAACGAGGCGCCCACATCGGTCGGCCCCGGCCCCAGGATCATCAACAGGGGCAAGATCAGCGCAATCATGCGTCCCGCGGTCCTGAGACGATCCGGCGCCTGTGCGCCTGCGGAACTCACATCATGTCGGGACAAGGTCATCCTCTCGGGCGAAATCCGGCTGGAGAGATGTGGAAGGCCTTGCCTTATATCCCGGATCCGCCGTCGACGCGACGTTCTGATGGCTCACTTATCCGGGATTTTACCCGGAAGGCCCGCTTTCTCCGACAAACCTCGTCAGGCGCCCAGCTTGAGATCACCCAGCCCGGCGCCGGCAATACCCAGCCCGTCCATGGCGGCGAAGCCGAAATGACGCACCTCGCCGCCGACCCAGACTTTCACGCCGGAACGGCTGGCAGTACCGGTTTCGGAGACGACCAGTTCCGCCCGGGCCTGCAGGGCCACCACCGGGGCGTTGAACCGGCCCTGCGCCACGGCAACCGGGCGCAGGCCACCGGCCAGGCCCCGGCGGGCCAGGGTGCCGACCAGGGCCGCCACGGCTTCGGGGCCGGGGGTTTCTTCGGTGCGTCCGGCCAGCGGGTCGAAAAGGCGGGCGATGAAATCGGCCCCGCCCATCTCGCCATGGGCCGGCGCATAGGCCAGCACCGGCGCCTGCTCGTGGGCGGCGCTCCAGGCGGCAAGGCGGGTGAAGGCGGGGCGGATGGCGCCGAGGGTCGCGGCATCCTCGATCGGCACCAGCAGGATGCGGCGGCGGGTTGCGGCCAGCCCGAAGGGCATGTCGCCCGGCACCCGCATCGGCGGCACGCCCAGGGCCGACAGAACTTCGGCCCCGTCGAAATGGCCGACGATTTCATGAGAGAGCGTCGCACGATAGCGCAGCCGGCCATCGGCCTCGCGCAGCACCGGGATCACCCGGCCGCCGGTCTCGAAACGGATCGGGCCGCGGCCGTCGCGGCCGAGCAGAACATGGGCGGCCGCCAGCAGGCCGGTTCCGTCCACCTCCTGGCGCATGCCGTCGCGCCAGACGTCGAGCCGGGCATCGGCCTTGAGCGAGGGGGTCACGGCAACGGCCGTCGTCGCCGGCTCATCCAGCCGGGTCGCAACCTCGCAGGCATTGTCCGCACCCAGGATCACCACCGCAGATACGCCGCCCTGGCCGCTCCGGGCGTAGAGCCGCACACGATGCAATTCCAGCATGGGACCGCTTCCCCTTGTGAGAGCGTGGCGCATTCCGACCGCTGACGCTCGTCCACGAATGCCGTCGCCGCCGTTGATCGCGTTCATTCGACACCCGCTCATAATAGGCAAGAACCAGACCGTGATTTCAACTTTCAATTTAATGGACATGACATGCAGTGCCGGCCGCACGGGCCGTCCGCCGCCTGTCGGCGCCCGCGGAGGGTGTACCATGCCGCGGAAGTCATGGCTGTGATCGAACCATTACAACTTCCGGTCAGATCCCCAGGTCACCGATATGTCACGGCGCCGGCTCGGCCACCACGATCAGCCCGTCGCGCTCCACCAGCCGGCGGCGTTCCGTCAGCCGGCGGATCTCGTCTTCGGTCACCGAGCGCAGCCCGGCACTCAGCGCGCGGAAGCCCAGCATCCGGGCCAGCTGGCGCTGCAGCTCTTCGCGGGTGACGCCCAGATTCTCGGCGGCGATCCGCATCAGCCCGGCCTCGATCTCGGCCGGCGGCAGC
The Tistrella mobilis DNA segment above includes these coding regions:
- a CDS encoding PhzF family phenazine biosynthesis protein; protein product: MLELHRVRLYARSGQGGVSAVVILGADNACEVATRLDEPATTAVAVTPSLKADARLDVWRDGMRQEVDGTGLLAAAHVLLGRDGRGPIRFETGGRVIPVLREADGRLRYRATLSHEIVGHFDGAEVLSALGVPPMRVPGDMPFGLAATRRRILLVPIEDAATLGAIRPAFTRLAAWSAAHEQAPVLAYAPAHGEMGGADFIARLFDPLAGRTEETPGPEAVAALVGTLARRGLAGGLRPVAVAQGRFNAPVVALQARAELVVSETGTASRSGVKVWVGGEVRHFGFAAMDGLGIAGAGLGDLKLGA